The sequence AAcacataaaaaaacaaaaaaagtttagatattttcaattaattaattaaaaaaagaaattttgtaatattcaatctttttaaaaataattttaatttaatttatacaaattatcgacatttttttttttttttttttttttttctgaataaaataaaatatcaaatataAAGGAAAAATGTCTAAAAATGGTACAActggtaataaaaaaaagaaaacgaAATTATCGACAGCAGCAACAATTGCAGCAAATATAGCAAAAGCGAATGcaacattaaataataataataatagtaacaataatagtaataatacaaatataggtaattcaattaatggtataccatcatcattaccaCCATCGGTTACATTACCAGTTGaggaattaatttcatttgcaCCAGAATGTTTACTATTTTCacaattattagaatttgaAGAGAAATTAGATGCATCAATCAATAAAAGATTAATTGATATTCAAGAAGCGTCAAGAAGAAACAGTATTAAAAACATTCGTACACTTCGTTTATCAATCTATAACACATACTCCAACCAATCTGCATACTATCATTtagataataaatcattaaattccgTTCAAGAAAGACCATCATGGTCATTACGTGTTGAAGGTAAATTATTGGATGAATCTCAAGATGAACttgtaaataaatcaattaaatcctcatcatcatcctcctCAACAGCAAATAAAAGAAagttttcatcattttttaaaaaggtttTCATTCAAATTGGTCATAGAGATACTTGTGAATGGGATAAATCTCAAACTTTTACTGAAACTGAtggttttgaaattaaaagaaatggtAACCAAGAAGTTGATATTAAAGTATGTGTGATCACAATATCCTATACATACTAtataaatttcaatataCATGtacttactttttttataatctatATAGATTTTAATGTATTTAGATCACGTACCACAAAAATATAAAGTATTAGGTGGACTTtctcaattattaaatattcacACAGATACCAAACCAAGAATCATTTTAGCATTATGGCATtacattaaatcaaatacatTATTAGATGCAGAAACAAAGAAAATTACTTgtgatgaaaatttaaaaaatgtaaaaaaaaaaaaaaaaaaaatatttattaaactaCCTACCCCGTCTCCCCCCTTTCTACCCccttttccttt comes from Dictyostelium discoideum AX4 chromosome 2 chromosome, whole genome shotgun sequence and encodes:
- the snf12-2 gene encoding CHC group protein → MSKNGTTGNKKKKTKLSTAATIAANIAKANATLNNNNNSNNNSNNTNIGNSINGIPSSLPPSVTLPVEELISFAPECLLFSQLLEFEEKLDASINKRLIDIQEASRRNSIKNIRTLRLSIYNTYSNQSAYYHLDNKSLNSVQERPSWSLRVEGKLLDESQDELVNKSIKSSSSSSSTANKRKFSSFFKKVFIQIGHRDTCEWDKSQTFTETDGFEIKRNGNQEVDIKILMYLDHVPQKYKVLGGLSQLLNIHTDTKPRIILALWHYIKSNTLLDAETKKITCDENLKNIFSLEELQFNQIPQLLREHLSPPDPLEFQYTLHLSGDAKDYEQAYDIQVEVDEPIFNPNPTMRKEISQLNDEINHHIQKVYQHKRKREFMEKLSSDPLGFLNDTTANLVKDFQVSKSTTSTGFEEERHASFYYQPMTEELVKNYLSKQTTPNPTPQQISMAPSTPQTP